The Takifugu rubripes chromosome 3, fTakRub1.2, whole genome shotgun sequence genome contains a region encoding:
- the tmcc1a gene encoding transmembrane and coiled-coil domains protein 1 isoform X2, whose product MVAGQCSAAAGTMKRGTSLQSRRSKGSNSGSGSGDRDPLLRGSPQALHRRNTHDPQQHTSRPRSPSTTDTTPSSPTPAHAGGDVVLSSGYQSTEETDRIDRLEVSGLGQTPLAVSCGADGSFPGAEDGTPDPQRTKQAIAQLQQKILKLTEQLKIEQTARDDNVAEYLKLANNADKQQSSRIKQVFEKKNQKSAQTIQQLQRKLEHYHRKLREVEHNGIPRQPKDVLRDMQQGLKDVGAKVTGFSEGVVDSVKGGLSSFSQATHSAAGAVVSKPREIASLIRNRFGSADNLPSLKDSLDDPSVEEGGRSLGSAGHHLQASPRYGSDDDCSSATSGSAGANSTTGAPGGPPSSKGNTLERSQSSSFDMLLQEVQDLREGQARLEESLDGLKSHYQRDYTVVMQALQEERFRCERLEEQLNDLTELHQNEILNLKQELASMEEKIAYQSYERARDIQEALEACQTRISKMELQQQQQQVVQLEGLENATARTLLGKLINVLLALMAVLLVFVSTVANCVVPLMKTRSRSFTTLLLILLLAFLWRNWDALSGYTHRALQSPG is encoded by the exons ATGGTAG ctgggcAGTGCTCAGCCGCAGCCGGCACGATGAAGCGCGGGACCAGCCTCCAGAGTCGGCGTAGCAAGGGATCCAATTCAGGGTCCGGCAGCGGAGACCGAGATCCTCTCCTGAGGGGCAGCCCCCAGGCGCTGCACCGCCGCAACACCCATGATCCGCAGCAGCACACGAGCCGTCCTAGATCCCCTTCCACCACCGACACCACGCCCAGCAGCCCCACCCCGGCGCATGCTGGAGGTGATGTGGTGCTCTCATCGGGGTACCAGTCCACAGAGGAAACAGACAGA ATTGACCGTTTGGAGGTGAGCGGACTGGGCCAAACACCGCTCGCTGTTTCCTGCGGGGCAGACGGTTCATTCCCTGGAGCTGAGGATGGCACCCCAGACCCACAGCGCACAAAGCAGGCCATcgcccagctgcagcagaaaatccTCAAGCTCACGGAGCAACTCAAGATCGAGCAGACGGCCAGGGACGACAACGTTGCCGAATACCTCAAACTGGCCAACAACGCTGACAAGCAGCAGAGCTCGCGcattaaacag GTTTTTGAGAAAAAGAACCAGAAGTCGGCTCAAaccatccagcagctgcagagaaaactGGAGCACTACCACAGGAAGCTGCGGGAAGTAGAGCACAATGGTATCCCACGCCAGCCCAAGGATGTGCTGCGTGACATGCAGCAGGGCCTGAAGGACGTCGGGGCTAAAGTGACTGGCTTCAGTGAAGGGGTGGTGGACAGCGTGAAGGGAGGCCTCTCCAGCTTCTCTCAGGCCACGCACTCTGCCGCCGGCGCTGTCGTCTCCAAACCTCGAGAGATCGCCTCGCTGATTCGCAACAGGTTCGGCAGTGCCGACAACCTCCCGTCGCTGAAAGACTCTCTGGATGATCCATCTGTGGAGGAAGGTGGCCGTTCGCTGGGGAGCGCCGGCCACCATCTTCAGGCCAGTCCCAGGTACGGCAGCGACGACGACTGCTCCAGTGCTACATCGGGCTCGGCAGGGGCCAACAGCACCACCGGTGCGCCCGGAGGTCCCCCCAGTTCCAAGGGCAACACACTGGAAAGGAGCCAGAGCTCCAGCTTTgacatgctgctgcaggaggtgcaggaCCTGAGGGAGGGCCAAGCAAGGCTAGAAGAGAGCCTCGATGGCCTGAAGAGTCACTATCAGAGGGACTACACGGTTGTTATGCAAGCACTACAGGAGGAGCGCTTCAG GTGCGAACGCCTCGAGGAGCAGCTCAACGACCTGACGGAACTACACCAGAATGAGATCCTCAACCTCAAGCAGGAGCTGGCCAGCATGGAGGAGAAGATCGCCTACCAGTCATACGAGAGAGCCAGAGACATTCAG gAGGCCCTGGAAGCATGTCAGACTAGGATTTCCAAgatggagctccagcagcagcagcagcaggtcgtcCAGTTGGAGGGGTTGGAAAATGCCACAGCACGGACCCTCTTGGGGAAACTTATCAACGTGCTGCTGGCCCTCATGGCGGTCCTTCTTGTGTTTGTCTCAACTGTGGCCAACTGCGTTGTCCCCCTGATGAAGACCCGCTCGCGCTCCTTCACCaccctgctcctcatcctcctgctggCCTTCTTGTGGAGAAACTGGGACGCGCTCTCAGGCTACACACATCGCGCGCTGCAGTCTCCGGGGTGA
- the tmcc1a gene encoding transmembrane and coiled-coil domains protein 1 isoform X1 — MSVSGPQWNERTAESIKFMSWSRARNSQGSRPESQPSLGKMNHSCRENMKVFGQGLKHLFHQQRKRFAHSCAPSSSSSSSSSVMSASGTPPSSSKDILGPRCHDSDCLSAPVVPPAAGQCSAAAGTMKRGTSLQSRRSKGSNSGSGSGDRDPLLRGSPQALHRRNTHDPQQHTSRPRSPSTTDTTPSSPTPAHAGGDVVLSSGYQSTEETDRIDRLEVSGLGQTPLAVSCGADGSFPGAEDGTPDPQRTKQAIAQLQQKILKLTEQLKIEQTARDDNVAEYLKLANNADKQQSSRIKQVFEKKNQKSAQTIQQLQRKLEHYHRKLREVEHNGIPRQPKDVLRDMQQGLKDVGAKVTGFSEGVVDSVKGGLSSFSQATHSAAGAVVSKPREIASLIRNRFGSADNLPSLKDSLDDPSVEEGGRSLGSAGHHLQASPRYGSDDDCSSATSGSAGANSTTGAPGGPPSSKGNTLERSQSSSFDMLLQEVQDLREGQARLEESLDGLKSHYQRDYTVVMQALQEERFRCERLEEQLNDLTELHQNEILNLKQELASMEEKIAYQSYERARDIQEALEACQTRISKMELQQQQQQVVQLEGLENATARTLLGKLINVLLALMAVLLVFVSTVANCVVPLMKTRSRSFTTLLLILLLAFLWRNWDALSGYTHRALQSPG; from the exons ATGAGTGTGTCAGGGCCCCAATGGAATGAACGAACGGCAGAAAGCATCAAATTCATGTCCTGGAGCAGAGCTAGGAACAGTCAGGGCTCGAGGCCTGAATCACAGCCCTCTTTGGGTAAAATGAACCACAGCTGTAGGGAGAACATGAAGGTTTTTGGACAGGGACTAAAGCACCTTTTCCACCAGCAACGCAAGCGCTTCGCCCACTCCTGCGccccttcttcctcatcatcctcatcctcttctgTAATGTCAGCAAGCGGCACCCCCCCTTCTAGCTCCAAAGACATTTTGGGGCCACGTTGCCATGACTCTGACTGCCTTTCTGCTCCTGtggttcctcctgcagctgggcAGTGCTCAGCCGCAGCCGGCACGATGAAGCGCGGGACCAGCCTCCAGAGTCGGCGTAGCAAGGGATCCAATTCAGGGTCCGGCAGCGGAGACCGAGATCCTCTCCTGAGGGGCAGCCCCCAGGCGCTGCACCGCCGCAACACCCATGATCCGCAGCAGCACACGAGCCGTCCTAGATCCCCTTCCACCACCGACACCACGCCCAGCAGCCCCACCCCGGCGCATGCTGGAGGTGATGTGGTGCTCTCATCGGGGTACCAGTCCACAGAGGAAACAGACAGA ATTGACCGTTTGGAGGTGAGCGGACTGGGCCAAACACCGCTCGCTGTTTCCTGCGGGGCAGACGGTTCATTCCCTGGAGCTGAGGATGGCACCCCAGACCCACAGCGCACAAAGCAGGCCATcgcccagctgcagcagaaaatccTCAAGCTCACGGAGCAACTCAAGATCGAGCAGACGGCCAGGGACGACAACGTTGCCGAATACCTCAAACTGGCCAACAACGCTGACAAGCAGCAGAGCTCGCGcattaaacag GTTTTTGAGAAAAAGAACCAGAAGTCGGCTCAAaccatccagcagctgcagagaaaactGGAGCACTACCACAGGAAGCTGCGGGAAGTAGAGCACAATGGTATCCCACGCCAGCCCAAGGATGTGCTGCGTGACATGCAGCAGGGCCTGAAGGACGTCGGGGCTAAAGTGACTGGCTTCAGTGAAGGGGTGGTGGACAGCGTGAAGGGAGGCCTCTCCAGCTTCTCTCAGGCCACGCACTCTGCCGCCGGCGCTGTCGTCTCCAAACCTCGAGAGATCGCCTCGCTGATTCGCAACAGGTTCGGCAGTGCCGACAACCTCCCGTCGCTGAAAGACTCTCTGGATGATCCATCTGTGGAGGAAGGTGGCCGTTCGCTGGGGAGCGCCGGCCACCATCTTCAGGCCAGTCCCAGGTACGGCAGCGACGACGACTGCTCCAGTGCTACATCGGGCTCGGCAGGGGCCAACAGCACCACCGGTGCGCCCGGAGGTCCCCCCAGTTCCAAGGGCAACACACTGGAAAGGAGCCAGAGCTCCAGCTTTgacatgctgctgcaggaggtgcaggaCCTGAGGGAGGGCCAAGCAAGGCTAGAAGAGAGCCTCGATGGCCTGAAGAGTCACTATCAGAGGGACTACACGGTTGTTATGCAAGCACTACAGGAGGAGCGCTTCAG GTGCGAACGCCTCGAGGAGCAGCTCAACGACCTGACGGAACTACACCAGAATGAGATCCTCAACCTCAAGCAGGAGCTGGCCAGCATGGAGGAGAAGATCGCCTACCAGTCATACGAGAGAGCCAGAGACATTCAG gAGGCCCTGGAAGCATGTCAGACTAGGATTTCCAAgatggagctccagcagcagcagcagcaggtcgtcCAGTTGGAGGGGTTGGAAAATGCCACAGCACGGACCCTCTTGGGGAAACTTATCAACGTGCTGCTGGCCCTCATGGCGGTCCTTCTTGTGTTTGTCTCAACTGTGGCCAACTGCGTTGTCCCCCTGATGAAGACCCGCTCGCGCTCCTTCACCaccctgctcctcatcctcctgctggCCTTCTTGTGGAGAAACTGGGACGCGCTCTCAGGCTACACACATCGCGCGCTGCAGTCTCCGGGGTGA
- the tmcc1a gene encoding transmembrane and coiled-coil domains protein 1 isoform X3, with amino-acid sequence MKRGTSLQSRRSKGSNSGSGSGDRDPLLRGSPQALHRRNTHDPQQHTSRPRSPSTTDTTPSSPTPAHAGGDVVLSSGYQSTEETDRIDRLEVSGLGQTPLAVSCGADGSFPGAEDGTPDPQRTKQAIAQLQQKILKLTEQLKIEQTARDDNVAEYLKLANNADKQQSSRIKQVFEKKNQKSAQTIQQLQRKLEHYHRKLREVEHNGIPRQPKDVLRDMQQGLKDVGAKVTGFSEGVVDSVKGGLSSFSQATHSAAGAVVSKPREIASLIRNRFGSADNLPSLKDSLDDPSVEEGGRSLGSAGHHLQASPRYGSDDDCSSATSGSAGANSTTGAPGGPPSSKGNTLERSQSSSFDMLLQEVQDLREGQARLEESLDGLKSHYQRDYTVVMQALQEERFRCERLEEQLNDLTELHQNEILNLKQELASMEEKIAYQSYERARDIQEALEACQTRISKMELQQQQQQVVQLEGLENATARTLLGKLINVLLALMAVLLVFVSTVANCVVPLMKTRSRSFTTLLLILLLAFLWRNWDALSGYTHRALQSPG; translated from the exons ATGAAGCGCGGGACCAGCCTCCAGAGTCGGCGTAGCAAGGGATCCAATTCAGGGTCCGGCAGCGGAGACCGAGATCCTCTCCTGAGGGGCAGCCCCCAGGCGCTGCACCGCCGCAACACCCATGATCCGCAGCAGCACACGAGCCGTCCTAGATCCCCTTCCACCACCGACACCACGCCCAGCAGCCCCACCCCGGCGCATGCTGGAGGTGATGTGGTGCTCTCATCGGGGTACCAGTCCACAGAGGAAACAGACAGA ATTGACCGTTTGGAGGTGAGCGGACTGGGCCAAACACCGCTCGCTGTTTCCTGCGGGGCAGACGGTTCATTCCCTGGAGCTGAGGATGGCACCCCAGACCCACAGCGCACAAAGCAGGCCATcgcccagctgcagcagaaaatccTCAAGCTCACGGAGCAACTCAAGATCGAGCAGACGGCCAGGGACGACAACGTTGCCGAATACCTCAAACTGGCCAACAACGCTGACAAGCAGCAGAGCTCGCGcattaaacag GTTTTTGAGAAAAAGAACCAGAAGTCGGCTCAAaccatccagcagctgcagagaaaactGGAGCACTACCACAGGAAGCTGCGGGAAGTAGAGCACAATGGTATCCCACGCCAGCCCAAGGATGTGCTGCGTGACATGCAGCAGGGCCTGAAGGACGTCGGGGCTAAAGTGACTGGCTTCAGTGAAGGGGTGGTGGACAGCGTGAAGGGAGGCCTCTCCAGCTTCTCTCAGGCCACGCACTCTGCCGCCGGCGCTGTCGTCTCCAAACCTCGAGAGATCGCCTCGCTGATTCGCAACAGGTTCGGCAGTGCCGACAACCTCCCGTCGCTGAAAGACTCTCTGGATGATCCATCTGTGGAGGAAGGTGGCCGTTCGCTGGGGAGCGCCGGCCACCATCTTCAGGCCAGTCCCAGGTACGGCAGCGACGACGACTGCTCCAGTGCTACATCGGGCTCGGCAGGGGCCAACAGCACCACCGGTGCGCCCGGAGGTCCCCCCAGTTCCAAGGGCAACACACTGGAAAGGAGCCAGAGCTCCAGCTTTgacatgctgctgcaggaggtgcaggaCCTGAGGGAGGGCCAAGCAAGGCTAGAAGAGAGCCTCGATGGCCTGAAGAGTCACTATCAGAGGGACTACACGGTTGTTATGCAAGCACTACAGGAGGAGCGCTTCAG GTGCGAACGCCTCGAGGAGCAGCTCAACGACCTGACGGAACTACACCAGAATGAGATCCTCAACCTCAAGCAGGAGCTGGCCAGCATGGAGGAGAAGATCGCCTACCAGTCATACGAGAGAGCCAGAGACATTCAG gAGGCCCTGGAAGCATGTCAGACTAGGATTTCCAAgatggagctccagcagcagcagcagcaggtcgtcCAGTTGGAGGGGTTGGAAAATGCCACAGCACGGACCCTCTTGGGGAAACTTATCAACGTGCTGCTGGCCCTCATGGCGGTCCTTCTTGTGTTTGTCTCAACTGTGGCCAACTGCGTTGTCCCCCTGATGAAGACCCGCTCGCGCTCCTTCACCaccctgctcctcatcctcctgctggCCTTCTTGTGGAGAAACTGGGACGCGCTCTCAGGCTACACACATCGCGCGCTGCAGTCTCCGGGGTGA
- the tmcc1a gene encoding transmembrane and coiled-coil domains protein 1 isoform X6: MVQRFSLRRQYSKIDRLEVSGLGQTPLAVSCGADGSFPGAEDGTPDPQRTKQAIAQLQQKILKLTEQLKIEQTARDDNVAEYLKLANNADKQQSSRIKQVFEKKNQKSAQTIQQLQRKLEHYHRKLREVEHNGIPRQPKDVLRDMQQGLKDVGAKVTGFSEGVVDSVKGGLSSFSQATHSAAGAVVSKPREIASLIRNRFGSADNLPSLKDSLDDPSVEEGGRSLGSAGHHLQASPRYGSDDDCSSATSGSAGANSTTGAPGGPPSSKGNTLERSQSSSFDMLLQEVQDLREGQARLEESLDGLKSHYQRDYTVVMQALQEERFRCERLEEQLNDLTELHQNEILNLKQELASMEEKIAYQSYERARDIQEALEACQTRISKMELQQQQQQVVQLEGLENATARTLLGKLINVLLALMAVLLVFVSTVANCVVPLMKTRSRSFTTLLLILLLAFLWRNWDALSGYTHRALQSPG; encoded by the exons ATGGTGCAGCGCTTCAGTCTTCGTAGGCAGTACTCCAAG ATTGACCGTTTGGAGGTGAGCGGACTGGGCCAAACACCGCTCGCTGTTTCCTGCGGGGCAGACGGTTCATTCCCTGGAGCTGAGGATGGCACCCCAGACCCACAGCGCACAAAGCAGGCCATcgcccagctgcagcagaaaatccTCAAGCTCACGGAGCAACTCAAGATCGAGCAGACGGCCAGGGACGACAACGTTGCCGAATACCTCAAACTGGCCAACAACGCTGACAAGCAGCAGAGCTCGCGcattaaacag GTTTTTGAGAAAAAGAACCAGAAGTCGGCTCAAaccatccagcagctgcagagaaaactGGAGCACTACCACAGGAAGCTGCGGGAAGTAGAGCACAATGGTATCCCACGCCAGCCCAAGGATGTGCTGCGTGACATGCAGCAGGGCCTGAAGGACGTCGGGGCTAAAGTGACTGGCTTCAGTGAAGGGGTGGTGGACAGCGTGAAGGGAGGCCTCTCCAGCTTCTCTCAGGCCACGCACTCTGCCGCCGGCGCTGTCGTCTCCAAACCTCGAGAGATCGCCTCGCTGATTCGCAACAGGTTCGGCAGTGCCGACAACCTCCCGTCGCTGAAAGACTCTCTGGATGATCCATCTGTGGAGGAAGGTGGCCGTTCGCTGGGGAGCGCCGGCCACCATCTTCAGGCCAGTCCCAGGTACGGCAGCGACGACGACTGCTCCAGTGCTACATCGGGCTCGGCAGGGGCCAACAGCACCACCGGTGCGCCCGGAGGTCCCCCCAGTTCCAAGGGCAACACACTGGAAAGGAGCCAGAGCTCCAGCTTTgacatgctgctgcaggaggtgcaggaCCTGAGGGAGGGCCAAGCAAGGCTAGAAGAGAGCCTCGATGGCCTGAAGAGTCACTATCAGAGGGACTACACGGTTGTTATGCAAGCACTACAGGAGGAGCGCTTCAG GTGCGAACGCCTCGAGGAGCAGCTCAACGACCTGACGGAACTACACCAGAATGAGATCCTCAACCTCAAGCAGGAGCTGGCCAGCATGGAGGAGAAGATCGCCTACCAGTCATACGAGAGAGCCAGAGACATTCAG gAGGCCCTGGAAGCATGTCAGACTAGGATTTCCAAgatggagctccagcagcagcagcagcaggtcgtcCAGTTGGAGGGGTTGGAAAATGCCACAGCACGGACCCTCTTGGGGAAACTTATCAACGTGCTGCTGGCCCTCATGGCGGTCCTTCTTGTGTTTGTCTCAACTGTGGCCAACTGCGTTGTCCCCCTGATGAAGACCCGCTCGCGCTCCTTCACCaccctgctcctcatcctcctgctggCCTTCTTGTGGAGAAACTGGGACGCGCTCTCAGGCTACACACATCGCGCGCTGCAGTCTCCGGGGTGA
- the tmcc1a gene encoding transmembrane and coiled-coil domains protein 1 isoform X4, which yields MLPGGHARPLSPRCGHLQRGVQINKKTTEFSLQCLATMEVILNLVTADNSPILIPSTIDRLEVSGLGQTPLAVSCGADGSFPGAEDGTPDPQRTKQAIAQLQQKILKLTEQLKIEQTARDDNVAEYLKLANNADKQQSSRIKQVFEKKNQKSAQTIQQLQRKLEHYHRKLREVEHNGIPRQPKDVLRDMQQGLKDVGAKVTGFSEGVVDSVKGGLSSFSQATHSAAGAVVSKPREIASLIRNRFGSADNLPSLKDSLDDPSVEEGGRSLGSAGHHLQASPRYGSDDDCSSATSGSAGANSTTGAPGGPPSSKGNTLERSQSSSFDMLLQEVQDLREGQARLEESLDGLKSHYQRDYTVVMQALQEERFRCERLEEQLNDLTELHQNEILNLKQELASMEEKIAYQSYERARDIQEALEACQTRISKMELQQQQQQVVQLEGLENATARTLLGKLINVLLALMAVLLVFVSTVANCVVPLMKTRSRSFTTLLLILLLAFLWRNWDALSGYTHRALQSPG from the exons ATGCTCCCCGGAGGCCACGCTCGGCCTCTCTCACCGCGCTGTGGTCATCTCCAGAGAGGcgtgcaaataaataaaaagaccaCGGAATTTTCACTACAGTGTTTGGCTACCATGGAGGTCATCCTCAACCTGGTTACTGCTGATAATTCTCCAATCCTGATTCCATCCACC ATTGACCGTTTGGAGGTGAGCGGACTGGGCCAAACACCGCTCGCTGTTTCCTGCGGGGCAGACGGTTCATTCCCTGGAGCTGAGGATGGCACCCCAGACCCACAGCGCACAAAGCAGGCCATcgcccagctgcagcagaaaatccTCAAGCTCACGGAGCAACTCAAGATCGAGCAGACGGCCAGGGACGACAACGTTGCCGAATACCTCAAACTGGCCAACAACGCTGACAAGCAGCAGAGCTCGCGcattaaacag GTTTTTGAGAAAAAGAACCAGAAGTCGGCTCAAaccatccagcagctgcagagaaaactGGAGCACTACCACAGGAAGCTGCGGGAAGTAGAGCACAATGGTATCCCACGCCAGCCCAAGGATGTGCTGCGTGACATGCAGCAGGGCCTGAAGGACGTCGGGGCTAAAGTGACTGGCTTCAGTGAAGGGGTGGTGGACAGCGTGAAGGGAGGCCTCTCCAGCTTCTCTCAGGCCACGCACTCTGCCGCCGGCGCTGTCGTCTCCAAACCTCGAGAGATCGCCTCGCTGATTCGCAACAGGTTCGGCAGTGCCGACAACCTCCCGTCGCTGAAAGACTCTCTGGATGATCCATCTGTGGAGGAAGGTGGCCGTTCGCTGGGGAGCGCCGGCCACCATCTTCAGGCCAGTCCCAGGTACGGCAGCGACGACGACTGCTCCAGTGCTACATCGGGCTCGGCAGGGGCCAACAGCACCACCGGTGCGCCCGGAGGTCCCCCCAGTTCCAAGGGCAACACACTGGAAAGGAGCCAGAGCTCCAGCTTTgacatgctgctgcaggaggtgcaggaCCTGAGGGAGGGCCAAGCAAGGCTAGAAGAGAGCCTCGATGGCCTGAAGAGTCACTATCAGAGGGACTACACGGTTGTTATGCAAGCACTACAGGAGGAGCGCTTCAG GTGCGAACGCCTCGAGGAGCAGCTCAACGACCTGACGGAACTACACCAGAATGAGATCCTCAACCTCAAGCAGGAGCTGGCCAGCATGGAGGAGAAGATCGCCTACCAGTCATACGAGAGAGCCAGAGACATTCAG gAGGCCCTGGAAGCATGTCAGACTAGGATTTCCAAgatggagctccagcagcagcagcagcaggtcgtcCAGTTGGAGGGGTTGGAAAATGCCACAGCACGGACCCTCTTGGGGAAACTTATCAACGTGCTGCTGGCCCTCATGGCGGTCCTTCTTGTGTTTGTCTCAACTGTGGCCAACTGCGTTGTCCCCCTGATGAAGACCCGCTCGCGCTCCTTCACCaccctgctcctcatcctcctgctggCCTTCTTGTGGAGAAACTGGGACGCGCTCTCAGGCTACACACATCGCGCGCTGCAGTCTCCGGGGTGA
- the tmcc1a gene encoding transmembrane and coiled-coil domains protein 1 isoform X7, with product MRGGLTNNKIDRLEVSGLGQTPLAVSCGADGSFPGAEDGTPDPQRTKQAIAQLQQKILKLTEQLKIEQTARDDNVAEYLKLANNADKQQSSRIKQVFEKKNQKSAQTIQQLQRKLEHYHRKLREVEHNGIPRQPKDVLRDMQQGLKDVGAKVTGFSEGVVDSVKGGLSSFSQATHSAAGAVVSKPREIASLIRNRFGSADNLPSLKDSLDDPSVEEGGRSLGSAGHHLQASPRYGSDDDCSSATSGSAGANSTTGAPGGPPSSKGNTLERSQSSSFDMLLQEVQDLREGQARLEESLDGLKSHYQRDYTVVMQALQEERFRCERLEEQLNDLTELHQNEILNLKQELASMEEKIAYQSYERARDIQEALEACQTRISKMELQQQQQQVVQLEGLENATARTLLGKLINVLLALMAVLLVFVSTVANCVVPLMKTRSRSFTTLLLILLLAFLWRNWDALSGYTHRALQSPG from the exons ATGCGAGGAGGCCTAACAAACAATAAG ATTGACCGTTTGGAGGTGAGCGGACTGGGCCAAACACCGCTCGCTGTTTCCTGCGGGGCAGACGGTTCATTCCCTGGAGCTGAGGATGGCACCCCAGACCCACAGCGCACAAAGCAGGCCATcgcccagctgcagcagaaaatccTCAAGCTCACGGAGCAACTCAAGATCGAGCAGACGGCCAGGGACGACAACGTTGCCGAATACCTCAAACTGGCCAACAACGCTGACAAGCAGCAGAGCTCGCGcattaaacag GTTTTTGAGAAAAAGAACCAGAAGTCGGCTCAAaccatccagcagctgcagagaaaactGGAGCACTACCACAGGAAGCTGCGGGAAGTAGAGCACAATGGTATCCCACGCCAGCCCAAGGATGTGCTGCGTGACATGCAGCAGGGCCTGAAGGACGTCGGGGCTAAAGTGACTGGCTTCAGTGAAGGGGTGGTGGACAGCGTGAAGGGAGGCCTCTCCAGCTTCTCTCAGGCCACGCACTCTGCCGCCGGCGCTGTCGTCTCCAAACCTCGAGAGATCGCCTCGCTGATTCGCAACAGGTTCGGCAGTGCCGACAACCTCCCGTCGCTGAAAGACTCTCTGGATGATCCATCTGTGGAGGAAGGTGGCCGTTCGCTGGGGAGCGCCGGCCACCATCTTCAGGCCAGTCCCAGGTACGGCAGCGACGACGACTGCTCCAGTGCTACATCGGGCTCGGCAGGGGCCAACAGCACCACCGGTGCGCCCGGAGGTCCCCCCAGTTCCAAGGGCAACACACTGGAAAGGAGCCAGAGCTCCAGCTTTgacatgctgctgcaggaggtgcaggaCCTGAGGGAGGGCCAAGCAAGGCTAGAAGAGAGCCTCGATGGCCTGAAGAGTCACTATCAGAGGGACTACACGGTTGTTATGCAAGCACTACAGGAGGAGCGCTTCAG GTGCGAACGCCTCGAGGAGCAGCTCAACGACCTGACGGAACTACACCAGAATGAGATCCTCAACCTCAAGCAGGAGCTGGCCAGCATGGAGGAGAAGATCGCCTACCAGTCATACGAGAGAGCCAGAGACATTCAG gAGGCCCTGGAAGCATGTCAGACTAGGATTTCCAAgatggagctccagcagcagcagcagcaggtcgtcCAGTTGGAGGGGTTGGAAAATGCCACAGCACGGACCCTCTTGGGGAAACTTATCAACGTGCTGCTGGCCCTCATGGCGGTCCTTCTTGTGTTTGTCTCAACTGTGGCCAACTGCGTTGTCCCCCTGATGAAGACCCGCTCGCGCTCCTTCACCaccctgctcctcatcctcctgctggCCTTCTTGTGGAGAAACTGGGACGCGCTCTCAGGCTACACACATCGCGCGCTGCAGTCTCCGGGGTGA